A genomic stretch from Chryseobacterium sp. SNU WT5 includes:
- a CDS encoding DUF4280 domain-containing protein yields MAEKHIVVQGAMCKCQFGQIPDKLKVLSHKKEYANDKEASKKLIATTMEIGATTLEKNTFGNCTKMGSPPPPCKPMITEWKGFYKEVVLSNGGNILVEDSKAVCAIAGTPCIEILDHGQRTEASKQNFKNADKDVQQQINPLVASTVIGEKKQKSDKVIFEAK; encoded by the coding sequence ATGGCAGAAAAACATATAGTAGTTCAAGGCGCGATGTGCAAATGTCAGTTTGGGCAGATTCCTGATAAATTGAAAGTGCTTTCTCATAAAAAAGAATATGCTAACGACAAAGAGGCATCCAAAAAACTAATTGCTACCACAATGGAAATTGGCGCTACCACTTTGGAAAAAAACACCTTTGGAAACTGTACAAAAATGGGCAGTCCTCCTCCACCTTGCAAACCCATGATTACCGAATGGAAAGGTTTTTATAAAGAGGTTGTCCTAAGCAACGGTGGAAATATATTGGTAGAAGACAGCAAAGCAGTTTGTGCCATTGCAGGAACGCCATGTATTGAAATTTTAGATCACGGACAGCGAACCGAAGCGAGCAAGCAGAATTTTAAAAATGCAGATAAAGATGTGCAGCAGCAGATTAATCCATTGGTGGCTTCTACTGTAATTGGAGAAAAAAAACAAAAGTCTGATAAAGTTATATTTGAAGCAAAATGA